From Bacteroidales bacterium, one genomic window encodes:
- a CDS encoding flavodoxin-dependent (E)-4-hydroxy-3-methylbut-2-enyl-diphosphate synthase, with the protein MKKIFSSERLAEFKDNLLQASRRKFTHPEYIACPGCGRTQYNLEQTFNEVKRRTAHLKGLKIAVMGCIVNGPGEMADADYGYVGQGGHKVTIYKGKTPVLKSVPEDEAIDALLKIIHSL; encoded by the coding sequence ATGAAAAAAATATTTTCCTCAGAAAGACTTGCTGAATTCAAGGATAATCTTTTACAAGCATCACGCCGCAAATTCACTCATCCTGAATACATTGCATGCCCAGGTTGCGGACGCACACAATACAATCTAGAGCAAACATTCAATGAAGTAAAGCGCAGAACGGCTCACCTTAAAGGACTTAAGATTGCCGTAATGGGCTGCATTGTAAACGGTCCCGGCGAGATGGCAGATGCAGATTACGGCTATGTAGGACAAGGCGGTCACAAAGTGACCATATACAAAGGCAAAACACCTGTGCTTAAATCAGTTCCGGAAGATGAGGCCATTGATGCATTGCTTAAAATTATTCATAGCCTTTAA
- a CDS encoding Ig-like domain-containing protein, translating to MGKSIYKRPGMNVYKKLGRVLKAAVFAAIAVAYCLHSEGCANTSRGPSGGPKDTIPPVIVGRIPDTNLTNFPIVKGKILIDFDEYVQLKDANNEVIVSPPMKKKPTIKIKKKGVLVIFPDSLKQNQTYSINFGNAISDINENNPFPNYVYTFSTGKFLDSLIISGTVMDYESLLPMKGITIGAYINPKDSSVMKEMPVAAARTDDWGYFCLRGLKKAPYTIYAFKDANNNSLYDAGSELVGFCDSTIVPKLAARKGMPQTAQIKMKDTLGCLSRPSETDIYLFKEVSHNQYVSNYGRTAERAAFVKFNAPGAQIDTFIVKGVYNDKLIKQFNAKGDSLSFWINERRRLADTLSLRINYYKTDSLGKLKPSGETLKLVVPKEKKKDNKSKNNGFDNQNYGNGRNGLGQSRYGQNNNKRNQNNRQNKKTNTPQEKQERKDLLKMEMNVKPETVESEGYSFTFPAPLIKSDYEKIRMTCTTPRRITTNVKFTFTRDTADVLSYKLQADEPYKVGNDYDIIIPKGIFMDINGFTNDSTEKKISLPTDDKLSSITLEIKNTHGGRYLVEMVNEKRDKVYSKYAIHSDCSLLFPYLQTGNYSFRITEDKNGNGRLDIGSILEKKEPEKARLLKLPNGKTIIKVNERTDLTQEVNLDAIFKK from the coding sequence ATGGGAAAAAGTATTTATAAGAGACCTGGAATGAATGTTTATAAAAAACTGGGAAGAGTGCTTAAAGCGGCAGTTTTTGCAGCAATCGCTGTTGCATATTGCCTTCATTCAGAGGGATGTGCTAACACCAGCCGCGGCCCCAGCGGAGGCCCAAAAGATACTATTCCGCCTGTCATTGTCGGCAGAATTCCTGATACCAATCTTACAAACTTCCCTATTGTCAAGGGTAAGATACTTATTGATTTTGATGAGTACGTGCAGCTGAAAGATGCTAATAATGAAGTCATTGTCTCTCCTCCAATGAAGAAGAAGCCTACTATCAAAATAAAAAAGAAAGGCGTTCTTGTTATTTTCCCTGATAGTCTTAAGCAAAATCAGACATATTCAATCAATTTTGGCAATGCAATTTCTGATATCAATGAGAACAATCCTTTCCCAAATTATGTTTACACATTCTCAACGGGAAAATTCCTGGACTCTCTGATTATCAGCGGGACAGTAATGGATTACGAGTCTTTGCTCCCAATGAAAGGGATAACTATCGGAGCCTATATAAATCCAAAAGATTCATCCGTTATGAAGGAGATGCCCGTAGCTGCGGCAAGAACAGATGACTGGGGGTACTTCTGTTTAAGAGGCTTAAAGAAGGCTCCATACACTATATATGCATTCAAAGATGCTAATAACAACAGTCTGTATGACGCTGGAAGCGAGCTTGTTGGATTCTGCGATTCTACAATTGTTCCAAAACTGGCCGCAAGAAAAGGAATGCCGCAGACTGCGCAGATTAAGATGAAAGATACGCTGGGATGCCTTAGCAGACCTAGTGAAACAGATATCTACTTGTTTAAAGAAGTATCTCATAATCAATACGTTTCAAACTACGGAAGAACTGCTGAAAGAGCTGCATTTGTAAAATTCAATGCTCCGGGAGCACAAATAGATACCTTTATTGTGAAAGGCGTTTACAACGATAAGCTGATTAAGCAATTTAATGCCAAAGGAGATTCCCTGAGCTTCTGGATAAATGAGAGAAGAAGATTGGCAGATACACTGTCGCTGAGGATAAACTACTATAAAACAGACTCTTTAGGCAAACTAAAACCTTCCGGAGAGACTTTGAAACTTGTAGTTCCAAAGGAAAAAAAGAAGGACAACAAGAGCAAGAACAACGGATTTGACAATCAAAATTATGGTAATGGAAGGAACGGACTTGGGCAGAGCAGATACGGACAAAACAACAATAAGCGAAATCAAAATAACCGGCAAAACAAAAAGACCAACACTCCTCAAGAAAAGCAAGAACGCAAGGATTTGCTTAAAATGGAGATGAATGTTAAGCCGGAAACTGTTGAGAGTGAAGGATATTCGTTTACATTCCCGGCACCGCTGATTAAGAGCGATTATGAAAAAATTCGCATGACATGCACTACCCCAAGGAGGATTACCACAAATGTAAAGTTCACATTTACAAGGGATACTGCAGACGTGCTGAGCTACAAGCTGCAGGCAGATGAGCCATACAAGGTTGGAAATGATTACGATATAATTATTCCAAAGGGAATCTTCATGGATATTAACGGCTTCACAAATGACTCTACAGAGAAAAAAATATCGCTCCCGACTGATGATAAATTAAGCTCCATAACATTGGAAATCAAGAACACGCACGGCGGGAGATATCTTGTAGAGATGGTAAATGAGAAACGTGACAAGGTATATTCAAAATACGCTATTCATTCAGATTGCAGCCTTCTGTTCCCTTACTTGCAAACAGGCAATTATTCATTTAGAATAACTGAAGATAAGAACGGAAATGGACGTCTGGACATTGGTTCTATCTTGGAAAAGAAAGAGCCGGAAAAGGCAAGATTGCTAAAACTGCCTAATGGCAAGACAATTATAAAGGTTAACGAGCGCACAGATTTAACGCAGGAAGTAAATCTTGATGCAATTTTCAAGAAATAA
- a CDS encoding flavodoxin-dependent (E)-4-hydroxy-3-methylbut-2-enyl-diphosphate synthase, producing MKRISANVKGLVIGGGSPIVVQTMCNTHTQDVEASIAQCKDMVAAGAQMIRLTTQGLDEVKALKIIKEKLHASGICVPLVADVHFNSDVAIAAAQVADKVRINPGNFAQVHKDAAVQFKKFLEVCKKNDTAVRIGLNHGSLGEEIVSRFGNTPLGMKEAVMQWLSMCKENDFYNIVVSLKASNTVVMTEAYRLLYKAMMDDGVVFPLHLGVTEAGNGDQGRIKSAVGIGALLRDKIGDTIRVSLTENPVNEIPAGRTIAEFFESGENEILLESVMAQIRSGSSKPEAIISVNPSWARSAADSNNSNCNNNTAAATAAATAATTICRMLGMNSLSKHHAYLALYCWTNKLMILMPFPTHCIMHTMSMT from the coding sequence ATGAAAAGAATAAGCGCAAATGTCAAAGGACTAGTTATTGGAGGCGGCTCCCCTATTGTTGTACAAACGATGTGCAATACTCATACTCAGGATGTTGAGGCATCAATTGCGCAGTGCAAGGATATGGTTGCAGCCGGTGCTCAAATGATAAGACTTACTACACAGGGGTTGGATGAAGTTAAGGCCCTGAAGATTATAAAGGAGAAACTGCATGCTTCCGGTATCTGCGTACCATTAGTTGCTGATGTGCACTTTAATTCCGACGTTGCCATAGCGGCAGCTCAAGTAGCTGATAAAGTGAGGATTAACCCTGGCAACTTTGCTCAAGTTCACAAGGATGCGGCAGTACAGTTTAAGAAGTTCCTGGAGGTTTGCAAAAAAAATGACACTGCAGTGCGCATTGGTCTTAACCACGGCTCACTAGGAGAGGAAATTGTTAGCAGGTTCGGCAACACTCCCCTTGGAATGAAAGAGGCTGTAATGCAGTGGCTATCAATGTGTAAAGAGAATGACTTTTACAATATCGTTGTCTCCTTAAAGGCAAGCAATACTGTCGTGATGACAGAAGCATATAGGCTGCTTTACAAAGCCATGATGGATGATGGAGTGGTATTTCCTCTGCATCTGGGGGTTACAGAGGCAGGAAATGGAGACCAAGGCCGCATAAAATCTGCAGTCGGTATCGGAGCACTTCTAAGAGATAAAATTGGAGACACCATAAGAGTCTCACTAACAGAGAATCCCGTAAATGAAATTCCCGCCGGCAGGACAATTGCAGAATTTTTTGAAAGCGGAGAAAATGAAATCCTGCTAGAAAGCGTAATGGCCCAAATCCGCAGCGGCTCATCAAAACCGGAGGCAATAATTTCCGTAAACCCGTCCTGGGCCCGCTCGGCTGCCGACAGCAACAACAGCAACTGCAACAACAACACTGCAGCAGCAACTGCAGCAGCAACTGCAGCAACAACTATTTGCAGGATGCTTGGAATGAATTCATTATCAAAGCATCATGCCTATTTGGCCCTCTATTGCTGGACAAACAAATTGATGATTTTGATGCCGTTCCCAACTCATTGCATCATGCACACAATGAGCATGACATGA
- a CDS encoding PorT family protein, translating into MRIFKDILFKSGLIAAAAFLLTAIPTHAQVVDTTDIMKEFDENSFRNAAPIKKIKDSSVLFQHLIGIKAGYAMNNVFFSQSFDHKALTSAKNFGIYYTYYHSLWNSIHLFGVETGLQYTEKGYKSVSYTEPDTVKNRKGTEGSERLQCIEIPFVSQFHVDFWKMRLLANFGGFVSYTKSASFSSNVPDSISSTYRKFGYGFIVGGGIALIFKPIEIHLEVNYKYTLSNLYDQKSFYTDTWVSTHPNQLIFNVGLFYRLGKPYGSRTYQAAKKTKAKKKSDIEFIGKSSK; encoded by the coding sequence ATGAGGATTTTTAAAGATATATTATTTAAGAGCGGATTGATTGCGGCAGCAGCTTTTTTGCTTACGGCAATTCCAACGCACGCGCAAGTTGTTGACACAACTGATATTATGAAGGAGTTTGATGAGAATTCCTTCAGAAATGCCGCCCCTATAAAAAAAATTAAGGACAGTTCAGTATTATTCCAGCACTTGATTGGTATAAAGGCCGGGTATGCAATGAACAATGTCTTCTTTAGTCAATCCTTTGATCATAAAGCGCTTACATCAGCCAAAAACTTTGGTATCTATTATACATACTATCACTCTTTGTGGAATTCCATTCATCTTTTTGGCGTAGAGACAGGATTACAGTACACGGAAAAAGGCTATAAATCTGTAAGTTATACAGAACCTGACACCGTTAAAAACAGGAAAGGAACGGAGGGAAGCGAGCGACTTCAGTGCATAGAAATTCCTTTTGTTTCACAATTCCACGTTGACTTTTGGAAGATGAGGTTGCTGGCAAACTTTGGAGGCTTTGTTTCATATACAAAGTCAGCCTCTTTTTCCTCTAATGTTCCCGACAGTATCTCATCCACTTATCGCAAATTTGGATACGGTTTTATTGTTGGAGGCGGCATTGCGTTAATATTCAAACCAATAGAAATACATTTAGAAGTCAATTACAAGTACACTTTAAGCAATTTGTATGACCAAAAATCCTTCTATACTGATACTTGGGTATCAACGCATCCCAACCAGCTTATCTTCAATGTTGGACTTTTCTATAGGTTAGGCAAACCATACGGCAGCAGAACATATCAGGCGGCAAAAAAGACAAAAGCAAAGAAAAAGTCTGATATTGAGTTTATTGGGAAATCATCAAAATAA